Below is a genomic region from Aminiphilus circumscriptus DSM 16581.
TGCAGGAAAAACCGAACCGCTGTGTGCTCGTCATGGACAAGAGCCTGACGGGGGGGCATCTCGCAAACGCCGTTGCCGTCATCGCTCTCACGGCAGGACAACGACATCCGGTCCTCGTCGGTGCGCCTCTGGTGGACGCGTCGGGAGTCGCCCATCCGGGCCTGATACCCACAGGAATCCCCATGTTATGTGCGTCTCGGGAGGAATTAAGAGAACTCCGGGAAAAAGCCCTCGCTGAAGGATGCGATGTGGTGGATTTTCCGGTTCAGGGACAGCGGACGAAGAGCTATGTGGAATTCATGGAGGCCATGACGCGAATCGAGACCGAGGATATCGAGTACACCGGCGTTGCGCTCATCGGACAGAAAAGCACCATAAACAGGCTGACGAAAAAACTCGGCCTCCTGTGAGAGAGCATTCCGGCCGCAGCGTCGGACACCGCTCCATATCGCGGAGAGTCTCGCGACGGCCTTCGGAGAGGGAAACACGGGGAGGTGCTTCGGAGAAATTCTTCAGAGCACCTCCCCGCTTGAGGGTTACTTCTGAAGGGCGGAAGGAACGTAGTGTTTTTTGAGGGTGTCGTCCATCATGAACTTGTTTCGCAACGCCACAAGATCGGCTCCGAATCGCTCCTCCAGGACTCCACGAAATTCCTTGAGGATTTCCATGATGTAGAGATCGTGAATGATCACCTCGGTAATGGGCATGACCAGTCCCGGATGCATCGTCCACGCGGCGCGGCTGCTTTCGCCCAGGGAGAGAATACCCGCCACTACCTCCCGGTCGTCCACGCTGAACACGATCCACCGGCCACCGTACTCCGAGGTGATCTGCTCGCTCATGTCATGGTGGTACACCTCAGCAAAGTCAATCTCCAGAGCCCCGTAGGAAACGATGACGATACGCACTCCTCTTGCACTTGCCTGTCGCAGCGTGGGCAGAAGCTCCTCCGCGTCCTCCCGCCAGATTTCCAGCAGGATACGCTGCCCGGCCTTTGCGATTCCATCCCGAACGCGGTCCAGAATGGCCCCGCGCCCCGAGATGTTCCAGATGCCCTCGAGCGTACGCACCGAACGGGCATAGGTATTCAGACATTCCCGCGCAACGTCCAACCGGCGCTCCGCATCGTGCCTTCTCCGTGAAATCAGTTCCTCCGGGGACAACGGCATGTAGACCGGGGTCTCTTCGTTGTTCACGAAGACATCCCCCCGAGTCACCAAATTTCCGAGAACCTCATAGATTTTCGAGCGCGGGACCCCGGACTGCAGCGATACGGCATATCCGGAAAGCGGCGCATTTTTCAGGAGAGCCATATAGGCTTTTGCTTCGTATTCCGTGAAATTCAATTCCTTCAGCACCGAAACAAGTTCCGACGTCATTCGTGCTTTCCTCCGCCCCACACGTCTCGTGCAAACCTCTTTCTCAGGAATCTCCAAAGAAGAGTGGCACCCCTGAACAGAACAAAAGTTCCGGGGCTGAATCCCGTACCCGCACTTCCCGGCGACACGCGCAGCCGATAACGCGTGCGCTCGTGTCGGAAAAACACCCCGGCAACCACGTCCAATGATAGAGGAAGACGAGAAAAACCCAAAGAATTCCCGAAAATCACCCCGGTGTCTTCCACTATCGCCCTTTTCCTCGCCGCCGGGCAAGAAAAGTCGGTCATCCGAGGCGACCATGGTGCAACGTTCCTCTGGAAAGAGAGAACCAGATTCCGACGAAACAGAAGAATGCCGACGCGGAGAAACAGATCCGGACGCTCCGGAGAAAAGCGTCGTAGCGGGAAGGATCGATATCGCCATGCCCCAGAAGCATGGCGAATGTCATGGCCGTGACGGTCATGCTGAGCATCTGCCCCAGAAGACGCATGGTCGCCACGGAGCCGGAGGCGATCCCGTAGTGGCGGCTTTCCACGGAACCCATGATGGCGTTCATGTTCGGCGAGGAGAAAAGGCCGAATCCGACACCGAGAAGTGCCAGGCTTGCGGATACATAGGTCAGGGACGTGTTCCGATCGAGGAAAATCAGCAGACCGAGCCCCAGGACGGTGAGCCCCATGCCCGAGGAAGCGAGAACGCGGGGTTCCACCCGGTCGGAAAGACGACCCGAAAGGGGCGAACAGATGGCCTGCAGCACGGGCTGCACCACCAGAATCAACCCCGCCTCGCCGGAGGACATGCCTTTGATGTACTGGAGATAGAGGCTCAACAGAAAGGCGACGGAGAATGTGGCCGCATAGTTCACCAGTGCGGCGAGGTTGGAGAAAGCGAACACGCGGTTCGCTTCGAAGAGGCGCACGTCGAAGAGGGGATCTTCGGCGGCACGCATACGCCGGACGAAAAGTACGAGAAAAACGGCCCCCGTCAGGGTGAGAAGGGTCCCGTTCCAGGACGGAAGACGGGATGTTCCCAGCATGAGGCACACCAGAGCGCATCCGTAGATGAAGCCTCCTCGAACGTCGATCCTCCGGTTTTGCGTCTCCACCCACTCGGCCCGTATGAACCGGAAAACGAGAAGGAGGGCAAAAACGCCCACCGCCGCATTGGACAAGAAGATTCCCCGCCATCCCAGCTGATGCACGAGCCACCCGCCGAGAAAGGGTCCTGCGGAGGCCCCCGTGTAGACCGCCGCAACGTTGATCCCCAAAGCCTTTCCTCGCTCTCCCGGAGGAAAGACCGAGGAGAGGATGGCCATGCCGGAGGTGAGCATGAACGCTCCCCCCACACCCTGAAGCGCCCGCAAGGCGAGAAAGAGCGCCATGGAAGGAGCTGCTCCCGCCCCGATCGTGGCAAGGGTGAACAGGCCGAGCCCCAGGGCGAGGACACGTTTTCTTCCGTACATATCTCCGACTTTGCCCGCAGGAACGAGAAAAATCGCCGTGGCGAGAAGGTTCGCCGCTGCAACCCAGCTCAGAAGGATCGCACCGGCGGAGAATTCCTCCTGAATCGCCGGGAGAGCGATGTTCACCGCGGAAATCATGAAGGGCGAGAGGAACGCCGTGATCGCGGAGACAACAAGCACGACCCGTTTCGAGACGGCCCCTCCTTCAACGACGTTTCTCCCAGGGGTTTCTTCGTCACACAATGTCATCGAGCGACCTCCATTTCTCAGGATCGGAAAGACCTGCCGCCACAGAGTTCGCCTCTCCGCAAACGTCCGCACTCCCGACCCGGGTATTTTTCGGCTGAGACATCTCCGGAGAGGACAGGGAGAGTTTCCTCTTCCTCCGGGGAACGTTTTCGCCCGGGGGATGAGGCGCTGCGATGCATACCCAACCCCCCTATCAAAAATCCGTGCCCCTATTCTCCCAGATCGACGGGGAGAAGCAAACAGCCAAAACTCACACAAACGAACGTTCCCCGGAGGAAAGATCTGGAGTATGCTGGTTTTCGCGAGCGAAACGATTTCGGAACGACATCTCCATCCTGCGCAACAACAGGAAACCACATACCGCCACGAAGGAGGTCTTCGCAGTGAAAAAGACGACACGCACCACGACATCCGAAACACTCTTTTCCGAGCGGCGCAAGGATTTCCCCTCACTCTCCAGAACGCACAACGGCCTGCCGCTGGCCTATCTGGACGGGCCGGGAGGAACACAGATCCCTCGGTACGTCATCGAAGCCATGGTGCACTATTATTCGAACTGCAATGCCAATTCCCACGGATTCTTCGTCACGACACAGGAATCGGACTGCGTCATCGAAGAGGCCCGTAAAGCCATGGCGACGTTTCTCGGTGCGGAAGGGCCGCACACCATCTCTTTCGGGGCGAACATGACCACCTTGAATTTCTCCCTGAGCCATGCCCTGGAATCCACCCTCCAACCCGGAGACGAAGTGCTCATCACTCAGCTCGACCACGAGGCCAACCGGGGCCCCTGGCTCCGCCTCCGCTCAAAGGGCGTTCTGGTTCGGGAGATCGCCCTCCGGAAAGACGGAACGCTGGACTACGACGATTTCCGGAGTAAAACGAACGAACGCACTCGCCTGACGGCTCTGGGGTTCTCCTCAAACGCTCTCGGGACGGTGAACGACATCGCCCTCGCCAGAGAACTCACCTATCGGGCGGGTTCCCTCCTCCTGGTGGATGCCGTACACGGAGCACCGCACTTTCCTCTGGACGTGCGCGCGCTCGGGCTGGACTTCCTCCTCTGCTCCGCCTACAAGTTCTACGGCCCCCACGTGGGGATCCTCTATGCCCGGGAAGGCCTTCTGGAGCGCCTGAACCCCGACCGTCTCCGCACCCAGGATCAGCGGGCACCCTTCCGCATCGAGACGGGAACGCTGAATCACGCCGCCATTGCGGGTGTCAAGGCCGCCGTGGAGTACATCGCCTCCTTCGGAGACGGGGCGAACCTCCGGGAAAAGATCACAAGTGCGATGAACCGCATCGGTGAGGCCGAACACGTCCTTGCAAAGGAACTCTACGAAGGACTCCGGAATATTCCCGGCGTGACCGTCCACGGTCCGTCCTTCACCGTCCCCGGCAGGGCCCCCACCGTCTCTTTCACGCTCGAAGGACACAGACCGCCTGAAATCTGCAGCTTCCTGAACGAAAGAGCCATCTGTGCCTGGGACGGAGACTTCTATGCCATCCGTCCCGTCGAAATCCTCGGTCTTCTCGAGCAGGGCGGACTCGTGCGGCTCGGCCTCTCCCTCTATAACACGAGAGACGAGGTACAACGCGCTCTCGATGCCGTCAGGGAGCTGGCGGAAACCGCGAAGAAGCGAAAGAAGTGAGCCGAAGGAATCAGAAAAACAAGGACTGCTGTGACGTGCGACAGGGACCTTCGATACTGTCGTCATCGAAGGCTTTTCATGCATAATGATTCAGCAGTTCGCTTTTCAGAAAAAGAGACGAGATCCATACAGCCGGGAAGGGCCACCGAAACGTAACGACTTCGGGGGTACGGCAGGACGACACGGAGGTCGAAAAATGCCCGTTTCTCGCGAAGAACGCACCATCGTCCGTATCGCGATCGGCTTCGGCCTCCTCCTGGGATGGCTCGACACGCTCATGCGGGGAAGAGACGCCCTGTCCGGTCTCGTTCGAAACGACATCTTTCCCGAAGGCAACGCCCTTCCCGCCTTCGTATTTCTTGCAGCGCACATTTTCTCCTTTCTCGCCGTCGCCGTCGCAGCCCGGTCTCCGGGCTTTCTTCCGGGAAGACGGTTTCTTCAGTTGTCCGGCGGCATTCTCGCCCTTGCGTTTCCGCTTGCCGCCTCGCTGGGCTCCCTCTTCGGCGAAGGAGCGATTCTTCTCGCCTCCGGCCTCTCCGGAGCGGGAACGGCTTTCCTCGTAGGAGGATGGGCAGCCGCCTTCTGCACTCTTCCCAGGCAGGAGGCGGCTCTCGCCTACGGTCTCGCCGCCTTTTTCGCCGTCCTCTCCGTACTCTACGCCTCCGCGTGGAACGGTGCGGCCATCCTGCTGCCCTTCGCGGGGCCCGTCGTCTCCGCGTTGCTCCTCTTCACCGCGCCACCGCCAGGAGAAGCGAGCGACACGTTTTCGGAGAAGGTCGATACGGAGACGCTCCGCCCCTGGAGATTCGCCCTGTTTCTCACAACCGCCTATATCCTCTACGGTCTTGGAAGCGGCATGTTCTCCCTGCTCACCTCCACGCTCTCCCGCCATGCGTACGACAACTATCTCGTGGCCCGGGGCGTGGCGCCGCTCGTCGCCCTCGGACTTCTTTCCGTGACATCCCGGGAACTTCCCAGCCCTTTCTATCGCTTCTCTCTCTTTCTCGTGGGAGCGAGCTTTCTTCTGCTCCCCCTGCCCAGACTCTCGGGAATCTCCGCCTACCTGCTGGAGGGCGGGCTTGCCATTTTCGATCTCTACGCATGGCTTCTCCTTATCCGGTGGGGCCGCTCCGCAGGCCCCCACAAAGACTCGGTCCTCCATTTCGGCCTGTTCCTCATCTCCGGAGCCCTCGCGGTGGGGACACTCAACCCTCTTGCCGTCGCAAAGACGACATTCTCACTCTTCGCCGAGGGGCATGCCTATCTCGCCCCCTTCCTCACCGCCATCCTTCTGCTTCTCTGCGCACTCTACGTCCCTGAAGGCCCGGCGAAAAACCGGAACTTCGGCGGCGGCCTCCCTCCGGACAAGGACCAATCCCCTGACACCCCCCTTCCACCTGTTTCGGGAAACCGCTCCGCGCCGCCGCTCTTCCTCCAGACACATCATGCCGCCGAAGCATTATCCTCCGGACAGACGGAACTTTTTCCCTCCACAGAAGCGCGCCACGGTGAAAAAGACGTCTCCCACCCCGAAAAAGAGAACCGTGCGAACAACGAGGTCGATACGGAACTGCAGGAGTTCTCCCTTCGCCTTCGCCTCGAATCTTTAGGCCTGACCCGCCAGGAAAGCAGTATCGTCCTGCTCCTGCTCCAAGGACTCAAGGATCAGGAGATGTGCACTCGCCTCGTCATCTCCCGGAATACACTCAAGTACCATCTGCGCAACATCTATCGCAAACTGGCGATTTCCAGCCGAAAGGAGCTTCCAGGACTTTTCGAAGCGGACAGAACAGCCTCTTCCTGATTTCTCGGGAAGGTCTTTGTCTCACCCCATACCCCCTCCCCGAAACGTTCTCTCGGAATCTCCACGAGCATATCGCTCCGGGTCACTCCCCCTTTTTAAGTCGAACGAAAACATTCCAGCGCAATGAGTGCAAGCCCCTTTCCCTCCGATGAGGGTGGGGGAAACCACCCTTGTTTCTCCACGAAATCGGCGGGAAATCCTACCCGCACTCTTCCCCGAGGGGTGATGGACAGGCGGAGAGACTTCCTCTACTTTCGAAAGCGGATTCATAGAGTACAGACAGAAGTGATTTCCTGTTTTTTCTATAATGTATCATCTATTCACATAAACATCCGTCTTCGAAAATTCCCTATCGGGAGGGAGCGTTCCGTGAGCGCAAAAACGCATCTTCCAGAGCACCCGGATGGCGAACTTCGGGAAAGGCGCGGTAGAAACCCGACTCGAGCGGCGCTTTTACTGCGATTACAACTCGATCCTTTTTCTCTCACAAAAAAGGAGGCGGGCATCGTCCTGCTCCTTCTCGAGGACCGGAGCAACGAGGAAATAGCCGATACCGAGGCCATCACCCGGAACACGTTGAAAACCCATCTGCGTCACATCTACCGCAAACTGCATGTCACCGGAGGAGACCGGACATCCCGGATCACGGAAATCGCCACCAGGCTGGGACTTCGGTAGGCACACTCCCAACAAGGCACTCCGGACATGACGCCCCGGAAGCCGGAGAAGGAAAAGGGAACTATCTGTTCGGGCGGAAAGCATCAAATCAGGCGCCCCGAAAACGTGCACGGAGGAGGTGCGGCAATGAGCATTTTCGGCAAAATGACGGACATTTTCAAAGCCAACGTGAATGACATGCTTGACCGCATGGAGGATCCGGAAAAGATGGTCAAGCAGATGATCGTGGAGATGGAAGAAGGGCTCACCAAAGCCACCTCTTCCCTGGCAAAGGCCATGGCAAACGAACAGAGCCTCCGCAAACAGCACGCGGCAGCGAGCGAACAGGCACGCCAGTGGGAAGAGAAAGCCGGCATGGCGATGAAGGCCGGTAACGCCGATCTGGCCCGTCAGGCGCTGGAGAAGAAACTGTCCTTCGACGGGCAGGCGAAACAGTATGAGACCATGACCGCTCAGGCTTCCGCCACCACCGCACAGCTCCGCTCCCAGCTCGATGCGTTGAAAATGAAACTCGACGAGGCACGGATGAAACAATCCACTCTCGTGGCGAGATCTCAGGCCGCGAAGGCGCAGAAGGAATTCTCCACCGCCATTGGGACCGCCACGGGAAGCGGAGCCTTTGCCAAATTCGAGAAAATGGAACGCAAAATCGAGAGTATGGAGGCGGAAGCCCAGGCGTTCTCCGAAATGGGAGGCACCCTTCCTCAGGATGATCCCTTCGCAAAACTGGAAAAAGACCAGCAGCTCGAAGCGGAGATGGCGAAGCTCATGGAAAAGATGGGACAAGGAGGGGTCTGATCATGCGCAAGTTCGCCCTGCTCAAGGACGGAAGCAACGAGGCACTCCTGGCGAAGACGAAGAACACCGTGACGGCGCTTCTCGGTGAACTCTTCGACCCGGAGGATCTGACCAGCGTGGAGGATCTCCACTCCTTTCCCTTCGGCAGCGCCACCATCCAGATCCAAGTTCTCCCCTGGCATGCCGAGGATGTACTCGTCCGTGTCTTCTCCTATCTCGTGGAAAACGTGGATCCGTCGAAGGAGGGCCTCTGCGAGAAACTTCTCCGGCTGAATGCCACGGTACCCCTTGGGGCATTCAGCCTCGTCTTCGACGGCACGATCATGTTCTCCTGCTCGCTGGCGGGGGCCAATCTCGACAAAAACGAACTGCTCGGCGCGCTCCAGACCGTCGCCGCCTACGCGGACCAGTACGACGACATTCTGAAGGCGCTTTTCTGACGGCCCCCGAATCGAGCGCAAAACAAGGCGGCCCGGAGATTCGCCGGAGGAGCGGAGCGGTTCGGAAAAAATCCCGGACGAAGGAGTGGAAACGCGGCTCGCCGGAAAGTGCCGCCATTCGAGAAAAGGACCGGAGAGGAGAGATGTCCATGAGCCCGCTTTCTCTTGGAATCGGAGCGGTTCTCGCTCTGGGAGGCGCCTATCTCGCCTTCATCCAGAAAAAAAAGAGCGAGGGCGTCGTCACGGAACTGAAATTTCTGAAGGCCACACCTCTCGCGGAACTCCACGCCGCGTGGAAAGCCATCACCGAGCAGGGGTTTTCGGGAAACTACCGGGAGTTCGTCGAGACCAACGGAAAAGCCGCAACGGAGGGAGAACTCCGCTCCCCCCACGGAAATATCCCCTGCGCCTATTTTGTCGCCACCGTGGAACGCCAGTTCGAGCGCGAGGAGACGACCAGGGACGAAAAAGGGAACGTCCAAAGGCGCAGGGTACGCTCCTCCGAGAACGTCTCCTCTCAGAAAAGCGCCTCTCCGCTCTATCTGGAATCCGCAGGAATCCGTATTCCCCTCGACCTCGACGGAGCCTCCCTGGACCTGAAGGATGGAAGTGATCGTTTTGAGCCCTACGAAAGCAACCGCACCTATTCCTTTTTCAACGCAGCCTCCATTCAGACGGGAACAAAAACGCTGGGCTTCCGTTATTCGGAGAAGATCATCCCTTTGGGGCACCCGCTCTACGTCGTGGGAGAAGCAAAGGATTCCTCGGGAGAATTGCGGATCGGAAGCCCTTCGGAAAAGGGGAAACCCTTCATCGTGTCGGTGAAATCCGAGGATGAGGTGATCAAGAGCAGAGAAAGCGGCGCCAGGACGCAATTCTACCTGGGGATAGCCCTTATCGTCGCCGGGATCGCCGTGGCGCTCCTCGTGAAATGACGCATCCCCGATGTTCCTTTCGGAAAGGAGGTATCCCCATGCATCGGCAACGGACTCTCGCTCTTCTCTGCGCGCTCCTCTGCCTGATCGCCGTTCCCGCACTGGCCACACCCAGGAATGCCCTCGCACCCTGGCCCGAGGACGCGATCTTCGCCGTGGTGGTCCTGGAAAATGTGAAGGACATGGCAACCGAACTCGCTCCGTCGGTGGAAACCATGTTCCCGGAAGGGGCGCTCGTCGCGGAATGGCTCCGGAGCGTTCCCGTCAAATCCGTCGCGGTCTCCTTCGGCTACAAAGACTGGGTCTTCCGTCTCCAGGGAGCGCTTTCCTTCGGCCCGGAAAAACGCACGATCCTCGATCGCATCGCCGGTGGCACGGCGGAACCGGGCGATCTCGACGCCCTTCTCGACAATCCCGCTGAAGGCGCTTTCGACTTCGTTCTCCACGAGAACGCCACGTATCTGATCATCTCCGACGGCATGGTCCTGGCAATGGTCACCGCCAAGGAAGACACGCTTCTTCTCGGCTTCGCTCCCGAGGATCTCACCGCCGGACTGGAGGCACTGGAGAACGCCGGAAAACGTCTGGTCATTCCAAGAAAATACACGACGCCCGATTTTCTCTACTTTGCCGACAACGGCATGTTCGTGAAATCCATCCAGGAGGAAATGGGGGAGTTTCTCCCCCTTAGGGACGTCCCCTTCCGCATGGAATTGGGCTTCACTCCCCAGGAGAAAGGGTGGCGTCTGTCGGCCTTTCTCAATCTCGCCCGGGTGTTCTTTTCCGACGAGGCCTTGTCTGCCTTCACGCCTCTGCCGCCACACCCACTGCCGCTCTTCGGCGAACAGGCGCCCTTCTTCGCCGCCCGAGGCAGGCTGCCTATCACCGACGTCGCCCTGGCGGAAGTCCGGGCCGCCGCCGCGTCGGGCGACGAAGATGCACGGAACGTGACGGATCTGCTGGACATCCTCGGTCATTACGGTTTGAACGACAGCGACCTGAAAGACCTCCTCGGCTCGTTCTCTCTCGTCGCGGGAGGCGAGGCGAAAGCCCTCTCGACGCTGCTGGAGGCGAAGGTTCCCGGCGTGTACCTGACACTTACGGGAACGCCCGAGGCTCACGCAAAAGCCCTTGCCGCGGCAGAACGCTTTGCCGCCGGAGAGAGCGCACCGCCTGTCCAGGTGGTCGATGTTCCGGGATGGACCAAGGTTTTTGTCGCGGAGGATCCGCTTCCCTTCGTGACAGCTTTCCGGAAGGACCTGCTCCTCCTCGGGTTTGTGGATCCGAAGGATCTGGAAAAGAGCCCCGTTCCGCAACCCACTCTGGAAGCCCTTTCGGAAAAGGAGCTTCTCAAGTTTCTGTATCTGCACATACCCGGACTGCGAACTGCGGTGCTCTCTCTGGTCGACCCGGTGGGACAGCCCTGGCACGAGGCGTTCGGTCTGGGAGACGTCAAGGAGTTCGCACTCTCGGCACTGCAGGCTTTCCGGCAAACGGAAGAGGCCGAGGAACTCTTTCTCGCCGTCCCGAACGTGGAAGAAGTCTTTCTGGAGGGAGTGAACGGCACGGCCGATCCAGCAGTGAGCAAACGCATGGAGGCATTGACCTCCGCATGGCAGGCGGTGTCCGCCGAGCCGTCCTCCCAATGGAATGAGGACTCGGCGGAACCGCCCTCGCTCGAAGAAGAACCCGTTGAAGAAAGCACGCCCACACCCTGAAGACGGCCCCGGTTACGGCGTGCGACCGGAATGTACCAAAATTCCTGTCTCCCTCAGAAACAAGGGCGACAAAGCAAGAGCAAGGAGGAAAGTCATGCACAGCCATATCACAAAACCGCTTGTTCTCTTCGTGGCACTTTGTCTCGCCGTTCTCTGCCTGTCTTTTTCCGTCTCTGCGGAGCCGAAATACCAGGCAAATTCCACCTTCGGCCCCAAACTGACGGGAGGGGTGTCCGACGAATTCCTCGAAAAGGCCCGTGCGGAGGGAAACCTTGGTGAAAAACCGCTGCGCCTCTCGGCCATCACCGACGAGGACCTGAGGAAAGTCACCTCTCTCAAGGACATTCTCACGGGGGTGGAAATCGACAACGCCAAGGAGCTTACCGACATCTCGCCCCTGGGAAAGCTGTCGAACCTGACCTACGTGAAGCTCGAACGCCTCGACAAGGTGACGGACCTATCGCCTCTGGGGAACCTGACAAAACTGAAAAAACTCCACATCCGACAGGTTCCTTACGAAAGCTTCGATTTCCTGAAACCCTTGGACAACCTGGAGGAATTGGTCTTCTTCATGCAGCCGAAGCAGCCTTCAGACATCTCCGCCCTTGCGGGGAAGAAAAACATGAAGATTCTGCATTTCTATTCCGCGCAGATTACGGACATTTCTCCTCTCGTGGACTCGACGGAGCTGGAAGATCTGAGCCTCTACATGACCGAGACGGAGGATCTGTCGCCTCTGACGGCATTTCCGAAACTCCGGCGACTGAGCCTCTACAGCGTTCCCGCGAAGGACCTCTCTCCCGTGGGTGAACTGACGGAGCTTCGTTCAATCTGGATCTACGCCACCAAGTTCGAGGACTATTCCCCTCTGGCGAAACTGACCAAACTGGAGGAGCTGCACGCGGGCATTTCTCATTTCGACCGCATGGACGTGGTGCGTTCCATGCCGAACCTCCGTTCGGTCAAACTCCTCCGGGACAAGGTGACGGACTTCACGCCTCTTGCGGAATGCAAAGAACTGCGCGAGGCCGTTCTCGAAGGCATGCACGTGGGCGATCTCTCCATCTTCGCCAACGCCACGAAACTGGAGCGTCTGGACCTGGAAAACTCCACCGTCTCGAATCCGGAGGCCATCGCGGCTCTTCCGGCCCTCTCCGCCCTGGATCTCCAGAAAACCGAAGGAGTCACGGACATCTCCATCTTCAAGGATCTGCCCAAGCTCAACTACATATACTCCAAAAAAGGGCAGTTCCCGGAGGAACAGCTCGCCCCCTTCGAAAAAAAGGCCGTCGTTCAGTAGCACCCCGTCTCCTTGGCCGGGAAGGGGGGAGATACAATGCAACCGGACCCGTTTCGCGTCATCGGCACGCGGGAACGGCACGAAGCCATCCCGAACATGTTGCAGCGCCCTCCTCCCACATGGCACGACACCGGGAAAGATCTTTTTCGACGGCTCTCGGGAAGGCATCGGAAGGAAAGACTGGAACTCCCGAAGGAGGTTCGAAGACAATGATCGGAAAAGGCAGGTTCGTTTTTCTGGCGCTTGTCGTCGCCCTTGTGGTTCTTGCCGCCGCCGCGGCCCTGGCGAGCGTGAAGGGCACCGTGAAGGAGTCCGCGGATTTCAGCCTTCTTGTTCCCGAGGGATGGGAATTCAGCGATTTCGGAAACGGCACGGTTCAAACCTATAACAAGAGCGGCTCCTACATGGTGGAACTCAAGAAGGCCGGATCCAACATGACCGAGAAGGACGCGGAGAGCGGCGTGGCGAACCTCGCATCCCAGAACAATGGGACAGGCCCGGAAAAGGTGGAGATGCTCGGTCTGACATTCTCCCGACTTCGCCGGGTTTGAAACGGGAAGCCTTGCAAACACCGGAAAGTGCATCTTGGGTGGGCACTACACAGCCCCTCT
It encodes:
- a CDS encoding DUF2000 domain-containing protein is translated as MSEKSFVTTCHSLEIPLQEKPNRCVLVMDKSLTGGHLANAVAVIALTAGQRHPVLVGAPLVDASGVAHPGLIPTGIPMLCASREELRELREKALAEGCDVVDFPVQGQRTKSYVEFMEAMTRIETEDIEYTGVALIGQKSTINRLTKKLGLL
- a CDS encoding TrmB family transcriptional regulator; the protein is MTSELVSVLKELNFTEYEAKAYMALLKNAPLSGYAVSLQSGVPRSKIYEVLGNLVTRGDVFVNNEETPVYMPLSPEELISRRRHDAERRLDVARECLNTYARSVRTLEGIWNISGRGAILDRVRDGIAKAGQRILLEIWREDAEELLPTLRQASARGVRIVIVSYGALEIDFAEVYHHDMSEQITSEYGGRWIVFSVDDREVVAGILSLGESSRAAWTMHPGLVMPITEVIIHDLYIMEILKEFRGVLEERFGADLVALRNKFMMDDTLKKHYVPSALQK
- a CDS encoding MFS transporter; the encoded protein is MTLCDEETPGRNVVEGGAVSKRVVLVVSAITAFLSPFMISAVNIALPAIQEEFSAGAILLSWVAAANLLATAIFLVPAGKVGDMYGRKRVLALGLGLFTLATIGAGAAPSMALFLALRALQGVGGAFMLTSGMAILSSVFPPGERGKALGINVAAVYTGASAGPFLGGWLVHQLGWRGIFLSNAAVGVFALLLVFRFIRAEWVETQNRRIDVRGGFIYGCALVCLMLGTSRLPSWNGTLLTLTGAVFLVLFVRRMRAAEDPLFDVRLFEANRVFAFSNLAALVNYAATFSVAFLLSLYLQYIKGMSSGEAGLILVVQPVLQAICSPLSGRLSDRVEPRVLASSGMGLTVLGLGLLIFLDRNTSLTYVSASLALLGVGFGLFSSPNMNAIMGSVESRHYGIASGSVATMRLLGQMLSMTVTAMTFAMLLGHGDIDPSRYDAFLRSVRICFSASAFFCFVGIWFSLSRGTLHHGRLG
- a CDS encoding cysteine desulfurase-like protein: MKKTTRTTTSETLFSERRKDFPSLSRTHNGLPLAYLDGPGGTQIPRYVIEAMVHYYSNCNANSHGFFVTTQESDCVIEEARKAMATFLGAEGPHTISFGANMTTLNFSLSHALESTLQPGDEVLITQLDHEANRGPWLRLRSKGVLVREIALRKDGTLDYDDFRSKTNERTRLTALGFSSNALGTVNDIALARELTYRAGSLLLVDAVHGAPHFPLDVRALGLDFLLCSAYKFYGPHVGILYAREGLLERLNPDRLRTQDQRAPFRIETGTLNHAAIAGVKAAVEYIASFGDGANLREKITSAMNRIGEAEHVLAKELYEGLRNIPGVTVHGPSFTVPGRAPTVSFTLEGHRPPEICSFLNERAICAWDGDFYAIRPVEILGLLEQGGLVRLGLSLYNTRDEVQRALDAVRELAETAKKRKK
- a CDS encoding LuxR C-terminal-related transcriptional regulator; its protein translation is MPVSREERTIVRIAIGFGLLLGWLDTLMRGRDALSGLVRNDIFPEGNALPAFVFLAAHIFSFLAVAVAARSPGFLPGRRFLQLSGGILALAFPLAASLGSLFGEGAILLASGLSGAGTAFLVGGWAAAFCTLPRQEAALAYGLAAFFAVLSVLYASAWNGAAILLPFAGPVVSALLLFTAPPPGEASDTFSEKVDTETLRPWRFALFLTTAYILYGLGSGMFSLLTSTLSRHAYDNYLVARGVAPLVALGLLSVTSRELPSPFYRFSLFLVGASFLLLPLPRLSGISAYLLEGGLAIFDLYAWLLLIRWGRSAGPHKDSVLHFGLFLISGALAVGTLNPLAVAKTTFSLFAEGHAYLAPFLTAILLLLCALYVPEGPAKNRNFGGGLPPDKDQSPDTPLPPVSGNRSAPPLFLQTHHAAEALSSGQTELFPSTEARHGEKDVSHPEKENRANNEVDTELQEFSLRLRLESLGLTRQESSIVLLLLQGLKDQEMCTRLVISRNTLKYHLRNIYRKLAISSRKELPGLFEADRTASS
- a CDS encoding helix-turn-helix domain-containing protein, with amino-acid sequence MSAKTHLPEHPDGELRERRGRNPTRAALLLRLQLDPFSLTKKEAGIVLLLLEDRSNEEIADTEAITRNTLKTHLRHIYRKLHVTGGDRTSRITEIATRLGLR
- a CDS encoding PspA/IM30 family protein codes for the protein MSIFGKMTDIFKANVNDMLDRMEDPEKMVKQMIVEMEEGLTKATSSLAKAMANEQSLRKQHAAASEQARQWEEKAGMAMKAGNADLARQALEKKLSFDGQAKQYETMTAQASATTAQLRSQLDALKMKLDEARMKQSTLVARSQAAKAQKEFSTAIGTATGSGAFAKFEKMERKIESMEAEAQAFSEMGGTLPQDDPFAKLEKDQQLEAEMAKLMEKMGQGGV
- a CDS encoding YbjN domain-containing protein, producing the protein MRKFALLKDGSNEALLAKTKNTVTALLGELFDPEDLTSVEDLHSFPFGSATIQIQVLPWHAEDVLVRVFSYLVENVDPSKEGLCEKLLRLNATVPLGAFSLVFDGTIMFSCSLAGANLDKNELLGALQTVAAYADQYDDILKALF